In Pithys albifrons albifrons isolate INPA30051 chromosome 8, PitAlb_v1, whole genome shotgun sequence, a single window of DNA contains:
- the GBX2 gene encoding homeobox protein GBX-2, translated as MSAAFQPSLMMMQRPLGSSTAFSIDSLIGSPPPPAPGHFVYTGYPMFMPYRPVVLPPPPPPPPALPQGALQPALPPAHPHHHQLPSLPTGFCSSLAQGMALTSTLMATLPGTFPASPQHQEAARKFAPPGNFEKAEGIPPDGGGDDGKAFLGKDGALLPFPAADAVQASLAGALRGQGKEDPKAEEDAKGKEESFSMDSDLDYSSDDNIPGQAAHKEEDSGNALEENPQNPPNSTNTTSTGKNRRRRTAFTSEQLLELEKEFHCKKYLSLTERSQIAHALKLSEVQVKIWFQNRRAKWKRVKAGNANSKTGEPSRNPKIVVPIPVHVSRFAIRSQHQQLEQARP; from the exons ATGAGCGCGGCTTTCCAGCCCTCGCTGATGATGATGCAGCGCCCGCTGGGAAGCAGCACGGCCTTCAGCATCGACTCGCTCATCGGCAGCCCCCCGCCGCCCGCTCCCGGCCACTTCGTCTACACCGGCTACCCCATGTTCATGCCCTACCGGCCCGTggtgctgccgccgccgccgccgccgccgcccgcgctGCCGCAGGGCGCGCTGCAGCCCGCGCTGCCCCCCGCGCACCCGCACCACCACCAGCTGCCCAGCCTGCCCACTGGcttctgctccagcctggcccagggcatGGCCCTCACCTCCACCCTCATGGCCACGCTGCCCGGCACCTTCCCCGCCTCGCCCCAGCACCAGGAGGCCGCCAGGAAGTTCGCACCCCCCGGGAACTTCGAGAAAGCCGAGGGGATACCCCCGGACGGCGGCGGCGACGATGGCAAAGCCTTCCTGGGCAAGGACggagccctcctgcctttccccGCCGCCGACGCCGTCCAGGCTTCCCTCG CCGGGGCTCTGCGGGGCCAGGGCAAGGAGGATCCCAAAGCAGAAGAGGATGCGAAGGGCAAGGAGGAAAGTTTCTCCATGGACAGCGATCTAGACTATAGCTCGGACGACAACATCCCCGGCCAGGCGGCTCACAAGGAAGAGGACTCTGGCAACGCGCTGGAGGAGAACCCCCAGAACCCCCCCAATTCCACCAACACCACATCCACGGGCAAAAACCGGCGGAGGCGAACAGCCTTCACCAGcgagcagctgctggagctggaaaaggagtTTCACTGCAAAAAGTACCTGTCCCTGACGGAGAGGTCCCAGATCGCTCACGCCCTCAAACTCAGCGAGGTGCAGGTGAAAATCTGGTTCCAGAACAGACGGGCTAAATGGAAACGGGTCAAGGCGGGCAACGCCAACTCCAAGACAGGGGAACCCTCCCGAAACCCTAAGATCGTGGTCCCCATCCCGGTGCACGTCAGCAGGTTTGCGATCAGGagtcagcaccagcagctggagcaagCCCGACCCTGA